In Thermotomaculum hydrothermale, a single genomic region encodes these proteins:
- the acnB gene encoding bifunctional aconitate hydratase 2/2-methylisocitrate dehydratase — protein MLEEYLKHAKEREEMGIPPLPLNPAQVEELTKLLENPGDNDTAFLKDLITNRVAPGVDPAAKVKAEWLYRVAKGEVSSPVISKEEAVRLLGTMLGGYNVQPLIDLLNNDELGDAAADALKHTILVYAAFDKVAELSKSNDRAKSVIESWANAEWFLEKEALPKEIKVKIYKVDGEINTDDFSPAKHAWSRPDIPLHALSMGETRFPDGIETINKFREEGYKVAFVGDVVGTGSSRKSATNSLMWWIGDDIPYVPNKRRAGIVIGGLIAPIFFNTWEDSGGLPIMCDVSNLKTGDVVIIDTEKGEIRTEDGKVLTTFELKPKTIKDEFRAGGRLSLIIGKDLTEKARMFLGLGESEIFIKLDNPKPKEGQGYTLAQKIVGKACGIDGALPGGYYQPKMATVGSQDTTGLMTADELKELACLEFQCGLFMQSFCHTAAYPKPADVKMHQNLPEFIVERKGVSLLPGDGVIHTWVNRLGLPDTVGTGGDSHTRFPMGISFPAGSGLVAFAGALGFMPLDMPESVLVKFKGELNPGITLRDVVNAIPYYAIKQGLLTVEKKNKKNIFNGRILEMEGLPNLTVEQAFELTDASAERSAAAATIKLSEESVINYLKSNIALMKKMIEAGYQDADTLKRRIEEAEKWLENPVLLERDENAEYAAVIEIDLADIKEPIVACPNDPDDVKLLSEVAGDKVDEVFIGSCMTNIGHYRAAGHIWKGEPYITHTRVWLAPPSKMDKAQLMKEGYYSIFSAVGARTEIPGCSLCMGNQARVAPKSTVFSTSTRNFDNRMGDGARVYLGSAELAAVTALLGKLPQPEEYFEFLNKKVVPHRDEIYRYLEFHKMEDFTLDYVEVACEMYLKMKR, from the coding sequence ATGTTAGAAGAATATTTAAAACATGCTAAAGAGCGTGAAGAAATGGGAATACCCCCGTTGCCTTTAAATCCTGCACAGGTTGAAGAGTTAACAAAACTTCTTGAAAACCCGGGGGATAATGATACAGCTTTTTTAAAAGACTTGATTACAAACAGGGTTGCCCCAGGTGTTGACCCTGCAGCAAAGGTTAAAGCGGAGTGGCTTTACAGGGTTGCAAAGGGAGAGGTTTCATCACCTGTTATCTCAAAGGAAGAGGCTGTAAGGCTTTTAGGTACAATGCTTGGCGGGTACAATGTTCAGCCTTTGATTGATTTGTTGAATAATGACGAACTTGGAGATGCTGCAGCTGACGCTTTAAAACACACAATACTTGTTTACGCTGCCTTTGATAAGGTTGCAGAGCTTTCAAAATCGAATGATAGGGCAAAATCTGTTATTGAATCCTGGGCAAATGCAGAGTGGTTTTTAGAAAAAGAGGCATTGCCAAAGGAGATAAAGGTAAAGATTTACAAGGTTGATGGAGAGATAAACACAGACGATTTTTCACCTGCAAAGCATGCGTGGAGCAGGCCAGACATTCCATTGCACGCTCTCTCAATGGGGGAGACAAGATTTCCTGATGGAATTGAGACAATAAACAAATTCAGAGAAGAGGGATACAAGGTTGCTTTTGTTGGTGATGTTGTTGGTACAGGTTCTTCAAGAAAGTCTGCAACAAACTCTCTTATGTGGTGGATTGGGGATGATATTCCCTATGTACCAAACAAAAGGAGAGCAGGTATTGTTATAGGTGGGCTCATAGCTCCCATTTTCTTCAATACATGGGAAGACTCCGGCGGTTTGCCGATTATGTGTGATGTTTCAAACCTCAAAACTGGAGATGTTGTAATAATTGATACTGAAAAGGGAGAGATAAGAACAGAAGACGGAAAGGTTCTTACAACATTTGAATTAAAACCAAAAACAATAAAAGACGAATTTAGAGCAGGCGGAAGACTTTCTCTCATTATAGGGAAAGATTTAACAGAAAAGGCAAGGATGTTTTTAGGGTTGGGAGAGTCTGAAATCTTTATAAAACTTGATAACCCAAAACCAAAAGAAGGGCAAGGATATACACTTGCACAAAAGATTGTTGGAAAGGCTTGTGGAATTGACGGAGCTCTTCCAGGTGGCTACTATCAGCCTAAAATGGCAACCGTAGGCTCACAGGATACAACAGGTTTAATGACAGCTGACGAATTAAAAGAGCTTGCCTGTCTTGAATTTCAATGTGGGTTATTTATGCAGTCGTTCTGCCACACAGCTGCTTATCCAAAGCCTGCTGATGTTAAAATGCATCAGAATTTACCTGAATTTATTGTTGAAAGAAAGGGTGTTTCACTGCTTCCCGGTGACGGTGTAATCCACACCTGGGTTAACAGGCTTGGGTTACCAGATACAGTTGGTACAGGTGGTGACTCACATACAAGATTTCCAATGGGAATATCCTTTCCTGCAGGAAGTGGTCTTGTTGCCTTTGCTGGTGCATTAGGGTTTATGCCACTTGATATGCCAGAATCTGTTCTTGTTAAGTTTAAAGGAGAATTAAATCCTGGAATTACCTTGAGGGATGTTGTTAACGCAATTCCTTATTATGCAATAAAGCAGGGCTTGTTAACAGTTGAAAAGAAGAATAAGAAAAACATATTCAACGGAAGAATTCTTGAAATGGAAGGCTTGCCAAATTTAACAGTTGAGCAGGCTTTTGAATTGACAGATGCTTCAGCAGAGAGAAGTGCCGCTGCGGCAACAATTAAGCTTTCAGAAGAAAGTGTAATTAATTACCTTAAATCAAATATAGCTTTAATGAAAAAGATGATTGAAGCAGGTTATCAGGATGCTGATACATTAAAGAGAAGGATTGAAGAGGCTGAAAAATGGCTTGAAAACCCTGTTCTCCTTGAAAGGGATGAAAACGCAGAGTATGCAGCAGTAATAGAAATTGACCTTGCCGACATAAAAGAGCCTATTGTTGCATGCCCAAATGACCCTGATGATGTTAAGCTTTTAAGCGAAGTTGCTGGAGATAAGGTTGACGAGGTATTCATAGGCTCATGTATGACAAATATAGGCCATTACAGGGCAGCAGGCCACATCTGGAAGGGAGAGCCTTATATTACCCACACAAGGGTATGGCTTGCACCTCCATCAAAAATGGATAAGGCACAGCTTATGAAAGAAGGCTATTACTCAATATTCTCAGCTGTTGGTGCAAGAACTGAAATTCCAGGTTGCTCTTTGTGCATGGGTAACCAGGCAAGGGTTGCACCAAAATCAACTGTTTTCTCAACATCAACGAGGAACTTTGACAATAGAATGGGAGATGGTGCAAGGGTTTACTTAGGTTCTGCAGAGCTTGCAGCAGTTACAGCACTTTTAGGCAAATTGCCTCAGCCAGAGGAATACTTTGAATTCTTGAATAAAAAG
- a CDS encoding IMPACT family protein: protein MEKIKVPVEEKKESLTIKGSKFISTIIPVKTRDEAESTLEKIRKHYYDATHNCFAYRIYPDIERYSDDGEPSNTAGKPIMSAIKGEEMYNTLVVVTRYFGGTKLGVGGLIKAYTESAKKVLQSVKTVYLENIKTVNVEVNFNEVNYVYHLTRLESVKISGEEYSNNGVSFTIRLKADMLEVLKENLREKLNRIPEIIELEERLDTL from the coding sequence ATGGAAAAAATTAAAGTTCCTGTTGAAGAAAAAAAAGAATCTCTAACGATAAAAGGTTCAAAGTTTATTTCAACTATAATTCCTGTAAAAACAAGGGATGAGGCTGAAAGTACTCTTGAAAAAATAAGAAAGCATTACTATGATGCAACCCATAACTGTTTTGCATACAGGATTTACCCTGATATTGAAAGGTATTCTGATGATGGAGAGCCTTCCAACACAGCAGGTAAGCCAATAATGTCTGCTATTAAAGGAGAAGAAATGTACAATACCCTTGTTGTTGTAACAAGGTATTTTGGGGGAACAAAGTTGGGAGTTGGGGGGCTTATAAAGGCATACACCGAAAGTGCTAAAAAGGTTCTTCAATCTGTAAAAACCGTTTACCTTGAAAATATAAAAACAGTAAATGTTGAGGTAAACTTCAACGAGGTAAATTATGTTTACCACCTTACGAGGCTTGAGAGTGTAAAAATTAGCGGAGAGGAATACTCCAACAATGGAGTTTCCTTTACAATAAGGTTAAAAGCAGATATGCTTGAAGTGTTAAAGGAAAATTTAAGGGAGAAATTAAACAGAATCCCTGAAATTATTGAACTGGAGGAAAGACTTGATACGCTTTAA
- a CDS encoding uracil-DNA glycosylase, whose amino-acid sequence MDNEIIEYLKFLKDIGIDEIPRVKLTVSKPVNTEKKSVEEVLKQMAKEVANCKACPLSQKRQNSVLGEGNPHTDLMFIGEGPGADEDRQGRPFVGRAGQLLTKIINAMGLERSDVYISNVVKCRPPFNRDPEPEEIAACWHFIEKQIELIKPKVICTLGRISTKTILMTTESISRLRGRFGEYKGIKVMPTFHPSYLLRNPSAKKQVWEDMQKIMHYLAEHSETLGEKIKKKLEEYNGKN is encoded by the coding sequence ATGGATAATGAGATTATTGAATACCTTAAGTTTTTAAAAGATATAGGAATTGATGAAATCCCAAGAGTAAAGCTAACCGTCTCAAAGCCTGTAAATACAGAGAAAAAAAGCGTTGAAGAGGTTTTAAAACAGATGGCTAAAGAGGTTGCAAACTGCAAAGCCTGTCCCCTTTCTCAGAAGAGGCAAAACAGCGTGCTGGGAGAGGGCAATCCCCATACAGACTTAATGTTTATTGGCGAAGGGCCTGGTGCAGATGAAGACAGGCAGGGCAGGCCGTTTGTTGGAAGGGCAGGGCAACTGTTAACAAAGATTATCAACGCAATGGGGCTTGAAAGAAGCGATGTTTATATCTCAAATGTTGTAAAGTGCAGGCCGCCGTTTAACAGAGACCCTGAACCTGAAGAGATTGCAGCCTGCTGGCATTTTATTGAAAAGCAAATTGAATTGATAAAGCCAAAGGTAATATGCACTTTAGGAAGGATTTCAACAAAGACAATTCTAATGACGACAGAATCAATTTCAAGGTTAAGGGGAAGGTTTGGGGAGTACAAAGGAATTAAGGTAATGCCAACCTTTCACCCATCATACCTTTTAAGAAACCCATCAGCAAAAAAACAGGTCTGGGAAGATATGCAAAAGATTATGCATTACCTTGCTGAACATTCAGAAACTTTAGGGGAAAAGATTAAGAAAAAGTTAGAAGAGTACAATGGAAAAAATTAA
- a CDS encoding bifunctional phosphopantothenoylcysteine decarboxylase/phosphopantothenate synthase: MKLIDYQAGILIGVSSGIACYKSIEVIRELQKRGYKNIETVLTKNTVNFLSPNLFEAITGNKPYIDVFEEGRLLSHIKAVEDKKVFAIVPATANIIGKLANGIADDFLTTCYLAFKGKTLIFPSMNVNMLEHPVTERNLLRLQQDGCFVVEPDSGYLACGYSGKGRLPSIEIIADYIELFANLKGKSIFNQPVQIKMFENEEPAPEPIDPLAGKKVLITSGGTVEPIDSVRVITNRSSGTMGRQLAKVFSILGADVTVITGNHSVRYPVYAKVVEVKTVEEMYREVAIRFEESDIVVMAAAISDFKVKNYSSNKIKKKQSLTLELEKTIDILETLGKTKKHQILVGFAAETNDLLENAKDKLKRKNADLIVANKVGENSGFGDRKLDGYFVFKDGRAEEFSLTKTETAEKIGEIVIKEFFNG, encoded by the coding sequence ATGAAACTTATAGATTATCAAGCAGGCATTCTAATAGGGGTATCAAGCGGAATTGCCTGCTACAAATCTATAGAAGTTATAAGGGAATTACAGAAAAGAGGCTATAAAAATATTGAAACGGTGTTAACAAAAAACACCGTTAATTTTTTATCCCCGAATCTTTTTGAAGCAATAACTGGAAATAAGCCTTACATTGATGTCTTTGAAGAGGGAAGGCTTCTCTCTCACATTAAGGCTGTTGAGGATAAAAAGGTTTTTGCTATAGTTCCTGCAACTGCAAACATTATAGGAAAACTTGCAAATGGAATTGCAGACGATTTTTTAACAACCTGTTACCTTGCATTTAAAGGTAAAACATTGATTTTCCCCTCAATGAATGTAAATATGCTTGAACACCCTGTAACAGAGAGAAATCTTTTAAGGTTGCAGCAGGATGGTTGCTTTGTTGTTGAGCCTGATTCAGGTTACCTTGCCTGCGGATACAGCGGAAAGGGAAGATTGCCTTCAATTGAAATAATTGCCGATTACATTGAGTTATTCGCAAATTTAAAAGGCAAAAGTATATTTAATCAACCTGTGCAGATTAAAATGTTTGAGAATGAAGAGCCGGCACCAGAACCTATAGACCCCCTTGCAGGGAAAAAGGTTTTAATTACTTCAGGGGGAACAGTTGAGCCGATTGATTCTGTTAGAGTTATTACAAACCGTTCAAGCGGTACAATGGGCAGGCAGCTGGCAAAGGTTTTTTCAATTTTAGGGGCTGATGTCACAGTTATTACAGGAAATCATTCTGTTAGATACCCTGTTTATGCAAAGGTTGTTGAGGTTAAAACTGTTGAAGAGATGTACAGAGAGGTTGCAATTAGATTTGAGGAATCAGACATTGTTGTTATGGCTGCTGCAATTTCAGATTTTAAAGTAAAAAATTATTCGTCCAACAAAATAAAGAAAAAACAAAGTTTAACACTTGAACTTGAAAAGACAATTGATATTTTAGAAACTTTAGGGAAAACAAAAAAACACCAGATTCTTGTTGGTTTTGCGGCAGAAACTAACGATTTGCTTGAAAATGCTAAAGACAAATTGAAAAGGAAAAATGCAGACTTGATTGTTGCGAACAAGGTTGGGGAAAATTCAGGCTTTGGTGACAGAAAGTTAGATGGATATTTTGTTTTTAAAGATGGAAGAGCTGAAGAGTTTTCTTTGACAAAAACAGAAACTGCTGAAAAGATTGGTGAAATAGTTATAAAGGAATTTTTTAATGGATAA
- the rpoZ gene encoding DNA-directed RNA polymerase subunit omega, giving the protein MTAEETLKKVLENPFRLILVAGERVEQLRKGAKPKAKAPINKPTFIALEELKQGKFEIRLIEREKEEEGFSAEDLDSLVDEIEVTEE; this is encoded by the coding sequence ATGACTGCTGAAGAAACACTTAAAAAGGTACTTGAAAATCCTTTCAGGTTAATTTTAGTTGCCGGAGAGAGGGTTGAACAATTGAGGAAAGGGGCAAAGCCAAAGGCAAAGGCGCCTATTAACAAACCAACCTTTATTGCCCTTGAAGAATTAAAACAGGGGAAATTTGAAATTAGGCTTATTGAAAGAGAGAAGGAAGAGGAAGGATTCTCAGCTGAAGACCTTGATTCTCTGGTTGACGAAATTGAAGTAACAGAAGAATAA
- the gmk gene encoding guanylate kinase: protein MKIRLKTRGELFIISAPSGSGKSTLIKLLLEQVENLEYSISYTTREPRKGEINGKDYFFVSEKEFKKMIENNEFIEYAKVFDKFYYGTSKKQVYSRIKQGKDVIMDIDVQGAYQIMKKKELDFTSIFIIPPSIEELRKRLISRGRDSIEEIEKRLNTARNELKYLRHFDYVVVNDILEEALSSLKSIIFSERHRVKRLVDTENIYKHFAEE from the coding sequence ATGAAAATTAGACTGAAAACAAGGGGGGAACTCTTTATAATCTCTGCCCCCTCTGGAAGCGGAAAGAGCACTTTGATTAAACTTCTTCTTGAGCAGGTGGAAAACCTTGAGTATTCAATTTCATACACAACGAGAGAGCCGAGAAAGGGAGAAATAAACGGGAAAGATTACTTCTTTGTCTCTGAAAAAGAGTTTAAAAAAATGATAGAAAATAACGAATTTATTGAGTATGCAAAGGTGTTTGATAAGTTTTATTACGGAACTTCAAAAAAACAGGTTTACTCAAGGATTAAACAAGGCAAAGATGTAATTATGGACATTGATGTGCAGGGTGCATACCAGATTATGAAAAAGAAAGAATTGGATTTTACGTCAATTTTTATAATCCCCCCTTCAATTGAGGAATTAAGAAAAAGGCTTATTAGTAGAGGAAGAGACAGTATTGAAGAGATAGAAAAAAGATTGAATACTGCAAGAAATGAGTTAAAATATTTAAGGCATTTTGATTACGTTGTTGTTAACGATATACTTGAAGAAGCATTATCTTCTTTAAAATCAATAATTTTTTCTGAAAGACACAGGGTAAAAAGGCTTGTGGATACAGAAAATATTTACAAACACTTTGCGGAGGAATAA
- a CDS encoding DUF370 domain-containing protein, which yields MSDFISLGFDNFVDRKRIVAVLKPGSSPMRKLKELKKKEGLLVDATSGKPTRSFILLDNGVLFLSSHLPETIIERIGNEN from the coding sequence ATGAGTGATTTTATTTCACTTGGATTTGACAACTTTGTTGATAGAAAACGAATTGTTGCTGTTTTGAAGCCGGGTTCTTCCCCAATGAGAAAGTTAAAAGAGTTAAAGAAAAAAGAGGGGTTGCTTGTTGATGCAACCTCAGGTAAGCCGACAAGGAGTTTTATTCTTTTAGATAACGGGGTTTTGTTTTTGTCTTCCCATTTGCCAGAAACAATAATTGAAAGGATTGGAAATGAAAATTAG
- the ispG gene encoding flavodoxin-dependent (E)-4-hydroxy-3-methylbut-2-enyl-diphosphate synthase, producing MYKKTKVIYVGNIPIGGGNPIPVQTMTKTDTRDVEATCEQIKDIVGAGCDIVRCAVPDMEAAERIKEIVEFSPIPIIADIHFDYRLAIKCAENGVACLRINPGNIGSKQRIKEVVAACKHYGIPIRIGVNSGSLEKDLLERYGNSPKAMVESAKRHIGFLEEFNFYEIKVSLKSSDVKKTVEACRMFAKEFEYPQHIGVTEAGTENIGTYKSVIGIGALLLDGIGDTLRVSLTDSPVKEVIVGRNILKALNLVPNTPKFVSCPTCGRIEFDIKKFASIIEKEVDGIKKSITIAVMGCAVNGPGEAREADYAICGGKGYAAIYKKGKLVKKVKEDNLIEEFLKIVRSENE from the coding sequence ATGTATAAAAAGACAAAGGTAATCTATGTAGGGAATATTCCCATAGGTGGCGGGAACCCAATCCCCGTTCAAACAATGACAAAAACAGATACAAGGGATGTTGAAGCAACCTGTGAGCAGATTAAAGACATTGTTGGGGCAGGGTGCGACATTGTCAGATGTGCTGTGCCGGATATGGAAGCAGCGGAGAGGATTAAGGAAATTGTTGAATTTTCCCCAATCCCGATAATTGCGGACATACACTTTGATTACAGGCTTGCAATAAAGTGTGCTGAAAACGGGGTTGCCTGTTTAAGGATTAACCCGGGAAATATTGGAAGCAAACAGAGGATAAAAGAGGTTGTTGCAGCCTGCAAACACTATGGAATACCAATTAGAATAGGGGTTAATTCAGGTTCTCTTGAAAAGGATTTGCTTGAGAGGTATGGGAATAGCCCAAAGGCAATGGTTGAAAGTGCAAAAAGGCACATAGGTTTCCTTGAAGAATTCAATTTTTACGAGATAAAGGTTTCACTAAAATCTTCAGATGTAAAGAAAACTGTTGAAGCCTGCAGAATGTTTGCAAAAGAATTTGAATATCCCCAGCACATTGGGGTAACTGAAGCAGGCACTGAAAATATTGGCACATACAAGTCAGTAATAGGAATTGGTGCACTGTTGCTTGACGGAATAGGGGATACCTTAAGGGTTTCATTAACAGATAGCCCTGTGAAAGAGGTAATTGTAGGAAGAAATATTTTGAAAGCATTAAACCTTGTTCCCAACACTCCAAAGTTTGTTTCCTGCCCAACCTGCGGAAGGATAGAGTTTGACATTAAAAAATTTGCCTCAATTATTGAAAAAGAGGTTGATGGGATAAAAAAATCAATAACAATTGCCGTTATGGGTTGTGCGGTTAATGGTCCTGGAGAGGCAAGGGAAGCTGATTACGCTATTTGCGGCGGTAAAGGGTATGCAGCAATATACAAGAAGGGTAAACTTGTTAAAAAGGTTAAAGAGGACAACCTTATTGAGGAATTCTTAAAGATTGTAAGGAGTGAAAATGAGTGA
- the rseP gene encoding RIP metalloprotease RseP, translating into MGIFNLPIIGNIVAVVIMFGVLVTIHEFGHFIMAKLFGVYVKTFSIGFGKKLACKKWGETEYCLSLVPLGGYVAMLGEEPDEAEDDNPRNFNNKPKWQRFIILVMGATLNIILAIVLFTFVNALHRPVPVWKDKPVVVGWVDNESPAFVSELKYGDKILYFDDKKVENWDQFLILVATNPNRTVNLKIERNGNLIEKQVKIVEKGKDRAGYLGVFPALRVQVRMVMPDSPAEKAGIKPGDKIISVNGKNIVKGLEQFIDLVKHSKGELEIKLERNGELKTVKVLPEGEGENRKIGVVIELPYKIVKLPLGKAFVTALKDTKKYTELTFSVIGKLLKGEMSIRSISGPVDIARISGQAARSGLTNFIYIMGLISLQLGIFNLLPIPMLDGGHIFILLIEAIRRKDLSAKLKERITTVGFFLLITLMTLVIISDILKNLNLK; encoded by the coding sequence GTGGGAATTTTTAACTTGCCAATAATCGGCAACATAGTTGCCGTTGTAATAATGTTTGGGGTGCTTGTAACAATACACGAATTCGGACATTTCATAATGGCAAAGCTTTTCGGGGTTTATGTTAAAACCTTTTCAATAGGGTTTGGGAAGAAACTTGCCTGCAAAAAATGGGGAGAAACAGAGTACTGCCTATCATTGGTTCCTTTAGGCGGATATGTTGCAATGTTAGGGGAAGAGCCAGATGAAGCTGAGGACGATAACCCAAGAAACTTTAACAACAAACCAAAATGGCAGAGGTTTATAATTCTTGTTATGGGGGCAACCTTAAACATAATTCTTGCAATAGTCCTTTTTACCTTTGTAAATGCTTTACACAGGCCAGTTCCAGTATGGAAAGACAAGCCTGTTGTTGTTGGCTGGGTTGATAATGAATCCCCTGCTTTTGTTTCAGAGTTAAAGTATGGGGATAAAATACTTTACTTTGACGATAAAAAGGTTGAAAATTGGGACCAGTTTTTAATTCTTGTTGCAACAAATCCAAACAGAACGGTTAATTTAAAGATTGAGAGAAACGGTAATTTAATTGAAAAACAGGTAAAGATTGTTGAAAAGGGGAAGGATAGGGCAGGTTATTTGGGAGTTTTCCCAGCTTTAAGGGTTCAGGTTAGAATGGTTATGCCAGATTCCCCTGCAGAGAAGGCTGGAATAAAGCCTGGTGACAAAATAATTTCAGTTAATGGGAAAAATATTGTAAAAGGCCTTGAACAGTTTATTGATTTGGTCAAGCATTCAAAGGGAGAGCTTGAAATAAAGTTAGAGAGAAACGGTGAATTAAAAACTGTTAAGGTGTTGCCAGAGGGAGAGGGTGAAAACAGGAAGATTGGCGTGGTTATTGAGTTGCCCTATAAAATTGTTAAATTACCTTTAGGTAAAGCCTTTGTTACTGCATTGAAAGATACAAAAAAGTATACAGAGTTAACATTTAGCGTAATTGGGAAGCTGTTAAAGGGAGAGATGTCAATAAGGAGTATTTCAGGCCCTGTTGATATTGCCAGAATTTCAGGTCAGGCTGCAAGAAGCGGGTTAACCAATTTTATTTATATAATGGGATTAATCTCTTTACAGTTGGGAATATTTAATTTGCTTCCAATCCCAATGCTTGATGGTGGCCATATATTCATACTCTTGATAGAGGCTATAAGGAGAAAGGATTTAAGTGCAAAGTTAAAGGAGAGAATTACAACTGTTGGTTTTTTCCTTTTAATAACCTTAATGACACTTGTAATTATTAGTGACATTCTCAAAAACCTTAACTTGAAGTGA
- the dxr gene encoding 1-deoxy-D-xylulose-5-phosphate reductoisomerase, with translation MKTLKIYGSTGSIGKSCLKLLKLKREDFSVKLLAAGNNIDLLKEQIVEFQPEFATIFNGEKAKELKTFLENLSIKTSFIPFEESFSLESDITLSAIVGSAGLIPTFKSIPYTKRLALANKESMVLAGEFVNSECEKYNTELIPVDSEHNAIHQSLRAGKKHEVKSLILTASGGPFFGKGVEELKNVTVAQTLNHPTWDMGQKITVDSATLMNKGLEVIEAHFLFGIDYDKINVRIHPQSVVHSMVEFIDGSIICQMGKTDMMLPIQYALYFPERVHTEDFSFDFGKALRLDFFEPDIETFKSLKLAYKCGKGDIGDRVILNSANEVAVNYFLDEKIKFLQIPEFIERMLDKIERPVIRTIGDVIDFNERVKNICIEEVKSGNF, from the coding sequence ATGAAAACATTGAAGATATACGGTTCAACAGGTTCAATAGGGAAGAGTTGTTTAAAATTATTAAAACTTAAAAGGGAAGATTTTTCAGTTAAACTTCTTGCAGCAGGGAACAATATTGATTTGTTGAAAGAACAGATAGTTGAATTTCAGCCTGAATTTGCAACAATATTTAACGGTGAAAAGGCAAAGGAGTTAAAAACTTTCCTTGAAAATTTAAGCATTAAAACAAGTTTCATTCCCTTTGAGGAATCCTTTTCCCTTGAATCGGATATAACTCTATCTGCAATTGTTGGCAGTGCAGGTTTAATTCCAACCTTTAAATCAATACCTTATACAAAAAGGCTTGCTCTGGCAAACAAAGAGTCAATGGTGCTTGCCGGGGAATTTGTAAACAGCGAGTGCGAAAAGTATAACACAGAGTTAATCCCTGTTGATAGCGAGCACAATGCTATTCATCAATCTTTAAGGGCAGGTAAAAAACATGAGGTAAAATCCTTAATCCTTACAGCATCAGGGGGGCCTTTTTTCGGAAAGGGTGTTGAGGAGTTAAAAAATGTAACTGTTGCCCAGACATTAAACCATCCAACCTGGGATATGGGACAGAAGATTACAGTTGATTCAGCAACCTTAATGAACAAAGGGCTTGAGGTAATTGAGGCACACTTTCTATTTGGAATTGATTACGACAAAATCAATGTAAGGATTCACCCTCAAAGTGTTGTGCACTCAATGGTTGAGTTTATAGACGGTTCTATTATATGCCAGATGGGAAAAACAGATATGATGCTTCCAATTCAGTATGCCCTGTATTTTCCTGAAAGGGTGCATACTGAAGACTTCTCCTTTGACTTTGGAAAGGCTTTAAGGCTTGATTTTTTTGAGCCTGATATTGAAACATTTAAATCTCTTAAGCTTGCCTATAAGTGCGGTAAAGGGGACATAGGGGATAGAGTTATTTTAAATTCTGCAAACGAGGTTGCCGTAAATTACTTTTTAGATGAAAAGATTAAATTTCTTCAAATTCCTGAATTTATTGAGAGAATGCTTGATAAAATAGAGAGGCCTGTTATTAGAACAATAGGCGATGTTATTGATTTTAATGAAAGAGTAAAAAATATATGTATTGAGGAGGTAAAGAGTGGGAATTTTTAA